The window AAAACGACCAATACAACCAGATCGACGAACGGATTTCCACGCTGCCGAAGGAGTACCAGGACCGCTACCGCACCGAACTCAACCAGAAATGGAACAAGACATGGGTGAACGGCGAGGAAAACCCCATGAAGGACAAGCAGCTCGCGCAATGGGGCAACGAGTTTGAGCGGCTCTCGAAGGCCGGGTATCTCGGCCCGACCGGGCGCGACAAGAAGAGCTGGGAAAAGGTCGACGATATGGCGGCTAGTGCGGCCTGGGGACAGAAGTACCAGGACTTTCAAAACCAGATGGCCGATTGGGCCACAAAAAACCCGCAGGCCAGCCCGGAGGAATGGCGCAAGAAATTCGCCGAGATCGTCGGGCCGGAGGCGGCGAAGCATAGCACACAGTCTTTCATGCCACAGCCGACGCAGGAATTCGGAGGCGGATGGAATCGCCATGCCTCGGCGGTGAACTACGGAATACCTATGTCCCGACCAATCTTTCCCAACGTGCCATCCGTGGCCGACGTGCAGAACAAAGTGGGCGTCAAAGTCCCATCGACCTATTACACGCTCGGAAAGAGCGTAGGAGGAACCGACGAGACACAGGACACGTGGACGAACAAGGGATACTCCGCAAAAGGAGAGAACCTCACGCCCGGGGTGGTCGCCGTCAATACCGATAAGTACCCGCTTGGGACGATCTTCCGCGACCCGGCCACGGGAGAGGCATTCATCGCCAGCGACAAGCACGGAAACGCAGATCCCAACGTGATCGACTTCTATACACCGCCCAGCCAGTACCAGGCGAAGAAGGAAGACCGGACGTTGCAGGTGGTCGGGAAGGTGGCAGAGAAGGACATTCCGAAAGACGCCGAGGGCATCCGCTCCCTGCTCGCAAAATACGGAACCGTTCCGCCCGGTGAATCCGCCAAGGAATCCCTTGCGAAATCCAAGCTAGCCAGCAAATGACCAATCTCCTTCAGCCCACGACCGCGGCGACCATCGACGACGCGACGGCCACGCGGTACTACAACGAATTCGACTCGATCACGGACCCGGCGCTCAAGCAGCAGCGAACCGCCGAGCTTCAATCGTGGATCGCATCGAAGCAGCAGGACGCGCAGGACAGCGTCGACACGCATTTCGAGAAGGTTTTCACTGATGACCGCTATTTTGAGCAGCTCGCCCAGAACCCGCAGATGCGCGAGGCGGCGAGCCTGAGCGTCGCTCCGGACCTGCTCAAGTACGAATCGGCAAACCGGGCATACTTCAACTACATCCGGGGCCGCGACCTGACGGACGAGGAATACCAGATTGACCGCTCTGCCTACCTGAAAAACCGATTCGACAAGACGCACGCCGGAGACGGGGAGCTTTATCGGATGATCCGGGGAGAGTACGAGATCGGGAAGTCGCTCAATACCGACATCCCGAAAGCGATTGTCGGCGCCATGGCGACCGGGAAGCCGATTTCCATTCCGGCAATCGTCGACGAGTGGAAGGCTGGAAAGACGATTCCCGGACCGCAGCAGGACGCCATCATGCAGCAGGCAAACCGCACGGCGGCGCAGGTCTATTTCGCCTCGCAGAAGTTCGGGCCTGAGATTCAGGACGCATACGGGGTTCTGAAGAGCTACACCGAGGGCGGGAAAGGGCTGGAGGACATCACCGCCCTGGCCGAGCGCCTGCAATCAAAGTCTCTCGAAGAGCGTAAGGCGCTTTATGGATTCCTCGCCCTGGGAGCGGACGCGAACGGGATCGACCGGGGGGCATTTGAGCAGGTCGCCAAGAATATCGGAGATTCCCTCTCGCGGAGCGTGGACTTTCTTCCGAAAGGCGCACTGAATGCCCAGCAACGAGAAGTGCTTTTTGCCATCGACGCGGCAGAAAACGGGCGAATGCTGATCCGCGAGGAAGACGGGAAACCCGTCATGCAGGCCGGGAGCATTTACGAAGGCGCTCCGGGATACCGCAAGCCCACGGCAGACGAAACGGCGCAGTTCATCGATAAATACCGCAAGGTGCTGCCGGTGATCCAGATTGCGCGGGAGCTTCGTTCCGTGGCGAAAGATGGCATTGACCCGATCAAGCCGATCTTGCGGGAAGGCTCGCTCCTCGGTACGGCGGAACGCGGTATGTACGGGCTGGCTGGTAGCGCTGGAACGATGGCAGCTACGGCGGTTCCCGGCGTGGGAATGGTGCTCAGCTCGCTGGCGCTGGCCGACGAGGAGCTTGACCGCATCCAACTGCAATACCCGAACGTCGATTTCAACACGGCGCAGAGCATGGCGCTCGTGAGTGGAACGGCGCAAATGTCGCTAGAAAAGCTGCAACTCGAGTCGCTCGCCGGGCGGCTCCCGATGGTGGGCGCTTTGTTCAAAAACATGCAGGCAGGCTTTCAAAAGGCCGCGCTTGGCGTCGCGGCATCCGCTGGAGAGCAAAATGTCCAAGAAGGATTGCAGGACATGGTCCCTGTGCTGGTCGACAATATCACGGCAGCGGTACGGCAGGACATGCCGGAAGCGAACTGGAAGGATGATCTTGGCGAATGGGCGAACCAGAGGCCAGAAACGTTCTTCGCGGTGCTTCCGCTGGCGCTTGTTGGCGGCGGACTGGCGAACTTCCGCGATTTCAAGGACGGCGGGCGGTTCATGCTCACGCCGGACATGCTGAAATATGGCGGATTTTCACAGAGCCAGCGCGATCGGATTCTTGCGGCTACAACGCAGGACGAGGCGCAAGCGGTTTACCGGGAGGAATACGGGAAGCGCACGCCCGAAAACATTTCTGCCGGTGTGCAGGCGCTCCAGGCTGACCAGAAGGCGGCACAGGAAGCCCAAAACGACGCCACAAGGCCAACCATGGAGACGTTCACCAAGCCGGACGGCTCCCGCGTGTGGCGCATCACAGAGCCAGAGAGCGGGCAGACGACGGAGTTTGGAGACCAAGACTCGGCAGATCAGGCGTACGTTGATGCCGCCCGGCGAGCGGAACAAGTGCGCATGGTTGCGGATCAGCAGGCGGCGCAGTCGGATCAAGCCATCCTCGAATCCGGTCGGAAAGCCAACCCATGGGGCGCAATTGACAGCACGCCGGATCAAGGGTTGACTATGACACCGGAAAAGCTTTTCAACTTCACGCCGATTCCCGATGAGCAACTCCCAGCCTCAACCCAAAAAGCGCTTAGCGCCCTCAATCAATCCCAACAAAACCGAGGAGCAAAAACGTCGGCAGTTCGCTTCGTTGCACAAAGCTATGGGGGAAACCTGGATAACGCCAAACAGGCAGGAAAATCCGCCGAATTCATCAAGCAGTTTGAAAACCTGACCGGCAAGCAGGTTGTCTTTGTAGATTCCAATCAGGAAACGCCCACCTTCGCCGGGGCGATGAATAAGGCGAATCCGAACACCATTTTTATCCATGTTCGGGGTAATCGCGATGTTCACGCGCTGATCGGGCATGAATGGGGCCACACGGTGGAGCAACAAAACCCGGAGCTTTACCGTGAGATGCAGCGGGCCTTGCTTGGTTACGTCAACGATCCGAAGTCCAGGGCCAAGGCGCTCAAGAGCTCAACATACACCGATCCCAAGGTGATGACGGTCGAACTCGCCAATAACATCATTGGTGATGCCTTTCTTGATCCGCAGTTCTGGGATTACGTACACGCCGCCGAGCCAACGCTTTTTGAAAAGCTCGTCGCCTCGGTAAGGGCGTGGTTCAAGGCGGCAATCGAAAAGATCAGCAATTCCGAGTGGGGTACACGGGAATTCATCTCCGACATCGAGGGAATGCAGCGCACCTTGGCCGAGTATTTCAAACGGGCTACTGAAAACGGCAGGCAATCAGAATTGCCGATGTCTCCTGACTCGGAGCTTTCCCTTTCCACTCCCCGCCCGGTCAACCGCGAAGCCGAGACACAGGCCGCTCTTGAGGCGCAGATGAAGTCACCGGACGGTCGAATCCGCATGTTTGAGCGGGCGCGGGATCGGATGATGACGTTGCAGCAGCAGAACCGGGTGGCGATTGAAGGGATGCGGTGGGGGACGGCCAGCCAAGACAAGGTTGCCCGGCAACAGCTTATCCGATCCATCGGAGAACTCGACGCCCTGCTTTCGGTGTTCCCGCCGGAGATTCGCGGGAAGGTCGGAGGGTACGCCGTGCTCTCAAAGATCGGCAACGGCGAAACCGCCCTGGCCGACTTTTTCACGAAGCGAATCGAGATGATCGGAACCGAGTTGGAGCGGTCGCTCAAACGCGAATACGGCTCGAAGATGGCAAAGCTGATGGAGCGATCCAAGCCAGCCAAGAACCAGTCAGGCCAGAAGCGGGAAGGCACAGCAGGAGCAGACCTGCACGCGCTCTTTGACACGCTGCGCGATGCGATGGACTGGACGACCGACCGGGCAGAGGCGCACGTCACGGCCTTGGAGGCACAGATTGCCAAGGGCGAGATGACGCCAGAGGAAGAGGCCCATGCGCAGATGGAGATTGGCCTTGTTCCGCTTGTCGCCAGTTGGAAGCAGGCCGATGCGGAGCGCCGGGCGGCGGCAGTCGCCAGCGCAACCGAGATTTGGGATCGCGGATACCGGGCATTCAAGGAACAGAAGATCCAGGAGCGCGAGCGGAGGCAAGCCATCCGGCAGCAACTCATCACAGACACCGGGAAGGCCGGAACAGCCCCGGAGCGTGACGCCAAGGCGCTCGAAAACAACAGCCTGAAAGGGCGGTGGAAGGATTCGCTCCTCGGACTTCTCAACTTTGAGCAAGTCTCTAAGTGGGTATTTGGCGACAAGTCGATCGAGGCGCAACGGCTGGCCGACATGGAGCGCGAGGCATCCCACGCGAAAGAGGACTCCATCACGGAAAAGACCGTGGCTCTGGAAGACCTCTTTACCAAGCTGGCCGGGGATCGCTTCAAGGGTGAAAGCCTCCGCTGGCAGATGGCGCAAAAGTCGATGACGGTCCCGCTCTCGAACGGGAAAGAATCGCTCCATATGAGCCAGCTTGAAGCCATCACGGCAACGCTGCTTTGGAGGCAGGAGGACGGACGGCGGCACATGATTGGCCTTCTCGACGACTCCGGGAAGCCGGTGAGTGCCTGGCACTACAATCAAGACTTCATCGACAATATCGAGAAGCAGTTGACGCCCGAGGCTCGGGAGGTGCGGGCGTTCCTGAGCGAGCAGTACGCCAGCGAGTATGCCCGCCTGAACCCGGTCTATCGGGAGTTGAACGGAATCAACCTGCCGAAGAACGCGAATTACTCGCCCATCACCGTTGTTCCCCAGCAGGCGCAGTCCGGCCAGACCATCGACCCGGTAACGGGCAATACGATGTCCACGGCATCAACCACGCCGGGGAGCCTGCGGACGCGATCCGGCAGGGTGGCCGAGCCAGATTTCCGCGATGCCCTGCAAGTCTACATCTCGCACACGAAGCAGATGGAGCATTGGATTGCGTACGCCAAGTTTGTGAACGAGGCTACGGCCTTGCTCAACAATCGCGACGTGGGCAACAGCGTCCAGGCGGCGAGCGGTGAGCAGGCCGTCAAAGTCCTTCGCGGATGGCTCGACTACTTTGGAAAGGGAGGGACACGCGACGCCGGGGCGTTTCTAGCGCTCAATCAGGGATTGGGCCGGATCATGAACCGGGCGGCATCCGTGGCGCTCGTTGGGCGCATCGGGACAATCGCCGTGCAGTCGACCCAACTCGCCGCAGGGTTGGCCGAAATGCCGACAGGCTCGTATCTGTCCCGGCTCGGTAAGCTCTTCACCGGGCAACTCGGCTGGGGGACGGCTTTCCAGTCCGACTACATCCAGCGGCGCTTGCAAGAAATGCCGCCGGTCGTTCGTCAGGCGGTCGAAGGCATCCGGGCCGAGAAGCCGAATCGTTTGCGTTATGCAGTTTCCAAACTCGGCCAGTTGATCGGCGGAACCGATGCACTGATGACAGCGGGAACGTATGCAATCGTCCATGATTACCAACTGAAACGGGCGCATGAGTCCGGATTGACCGGAGCCGATGCCGAGCGTGCGGCGCGAGAGGCGGCAGAGCGTTCCGTTGATCGTCTGGCGCAGCCGACGCGGGCCGGAGCGCGATCTCTTTTCGAGAACACGGCGACAAATCCGGCTGTTCGTCTGGCTTGGGCCTTTGCCTCGGACGCTCGCAAAAACTTCGGACTGATGGCATACGCGCTGGCTAATCGGCCAGCGGCAGAGGCCGCGCGTGTGATTACGGCTGTCTGGATCGCAAATAGCGTCATGGCGGCGCTGATTCGAAGTGCCTGGGCGGATGCTCGGAACGATGACGATGAGGAGATTTTTGACGCGAAGAACTGGAGTCCAAAGACCTTGGCGCTAAAGGCTGCAACCGACCCGCTAGCTGGCATCCCGTTCCTTGGAGACAAGGCGCAAGGAATGGTCTTGCGGGCGTTCGGCGTCTGGACGCCTGATGGGGATATTCTTTCCAGCATCGACCGTGCAGCTGTCAGCGTAAACCGTATTGACGATTACCTATCCGGAGACTTCGAGGCAAAAGACGTTTTCCGAGACGTAGACACGATCCTTTCAGGAATGGGATTACTGAATAGCAATATTGCGGCTGCGGCTTCTCTTGCGCACTTGTCCAGCGACCTTTTCAACGTAACCAAAAACGCAACAGGAGAATAAGCGGAATGCCTAAGAATTCTTGCGCGTCAACCTTTTTCCGTGTATTGACTGCCCCATGAGTGTGCAGAGCGATAATTCCAGAGTGCAGTACGTTGGCAATGCCTCGACTGTCACGCCGTACACCGTGCCGTTCTATTTTTTCGATAATACGGATTTGCGAGTGGTCGCGACAACCGCTGTTGGAGTCGATACGACATTGACTCTCGGGACTGATTACGCCGTAACCGGTGCAGGTAATGAAGCTGGAGGAAGTATTACCACGACCGCAGCTATTCCGAACACTTCCAAGGTGACAATCTTCCGTCAGGTTCCAATGACCCAAACGACGGTTTACGAGGAGAACTCCGACTTTCCGGCTAAGTCCCACGAACGTGCCCTGGATCGGGCAACCATGTTGGCACAGCAGAACTCCAGAACGGTAGGGCGGTCGCTGAAGGTGCGCGAGAGCGACGGGGCGAAGAACGACCTTACGACCGTTGCCAATTCGGTGATAGGATTCGGCGGCGACTCTCAGCCCCGGACGTTCACTCCGGCGCAGCTTGCGGTATGGTTGAACCTGACGCAGCAGTATTTTGGCGAGGGAACGAAAACATGGCTTACGAATTCCGATCGGGCAACGGCGGTTCCGGATTTCCTCGGACAGGTCGGTGTGCAACTGGATAACGCCTCGTTGTGGGTTGCCAATGGCACATCCGCCGGGAACTGGACTGATCCCGTCCCAGGAATCGCTGACGGGTCCATTTCAACGGTTAAGCTCGCTGATGGAGTTCTCTCTGCCGATGCGACGGGTCGGGCAAAAATGGCTGATGCGTTCCTCACGCTGGCCAAGATCGGAGCGGGTATTTTTACGGCTGACTCCACGGGGCGCGGTAAGTTCGCTTCCGGCTTCGTGGATTCCAGTCTTTGCGCCTCGGGCTTGTGGAGAGCAATAGCGCCAGCAGGAGCTGTTATTCAAACGGTTTCCGCCTCGGTATCGGCCTCATCCAGCTTTTCAACAGCCATACCGCTTGACGCGACAATCCCGCAGAACACAGAAGGCACACAGGTTATTTCTGCGTCTATTACGCCATCAAGTTCCTCGTCAAAAATCAAGGTGTCATGGAGCTTGCAGTTGTCTCGTCAGTCAGGAACAGATCCAGACGTAATTGCTGCACTATTTAGCGGCGCTGCGAATGCAATCTTTTCGACTTGTTTCGAGCTATATGCTCGCCAGGAGAATCGTACCGCTGCCTACATTGATTCACCGTCCACAACAAGCCCTGTGACCTATAGCGTTCGCGTCGGAGCCAGCGGGGGAACGACGATTTACTTGAACTCGACGCCATCCCTCTCAACGCTGCTTGGTGCTACAGCGGTATCAACTCTCTTTCTGGAGGAGATCAAGGGATGACGATTACTGCCGCAAAATACGCGAATGCGCAGCGCTCCATCGTTGAGGTTCAAACGCTCGAGGCCGGGGCCGTTCTCGTGCCGCTCGATGGGCCAGACGTTTCCGGCGGGTGGCGCGATGTCCTCTATCGCTGGGTTGAGTTCTTTTCTCCTGATCCCTACATCGAACCAGTTCAAACGCGCTCGGTTTCGGAGCATCTAGCGGCTTTCGGGTTCGATGCCATCGCGCTCGTTAATCTTCTCGATACCGCGGCGAAATTTGCGGCGCAGGGCGTTCCGCTGCCTCCGAAATGCGCGGCAACTCGCGAATGGATCAACGCGGCACAACTCGCCTATGCCTCCGGCCAGACTCTTCCCGACGCACCCTACACCCTTCCCGAGCTTCTCGCGGAAATTGCACCACTCCTACAGCCATGATCGTTGAAAACTTCCGAACCATAATCGTTGATCTTGTCCCGACTCTGGACACCTCGGCCTATGCCGCCGGCGATGTCCTGTTTGATCGAACTGTGCTCGACATCGGGAATTACGCGAACCCGGGCCAGAGTGCCGTGCAGAAGATCCGGGGCCGAATCCTTTCGATCGGTGTGCTCGACAAGGACGATCAGGGTATTGCGATGGACCTCTATTTTCTCAAGGCTGACGTGAGCCTGGGAACGGTGAACGCGGCTCCGTCGATCACGGATGCGAACGCCGAGAACATCATCGGGTTTGTCACTGCCACGGCCAGCAAGGATCTCGGCGGATGCCGATTCGGCCAGGCTGATTGTGACATCCGATTTTCGATCGTCGGTGAAACCCTCTATCTCGCCGGGGTGACGCAGGGAACTCCGACACACACGGCGGCGGGGCTGAAGTTCCGCATCGTGCTCGAACTCGAGGAGGGGTGGTAATGTCGGTGCCTTGGCGGCGGTCTTCTGGTATTGACCCCGACGCGCGGGCGTATTGCCTGCGAAGCGGGGCGACGGATCGGCGCGTGATGTCGGACTGGGTGCGCGGGCTGAAGGGGCTGGCCCTTTGGGAGCAGTGCGCCGGCTGGACATTTCTCCCGGGGCAATGTGCTGGCACGGGATCGGTAGCACATACCGTTGGCGGGCTGTACTCGACGAACGGCACGCTGGTTAATGGGCCGACATGGGGCCGGGGATTAACGATGACGGCTGCGAACGCGCAATATATCGCGACCGGTACCATTCAGAATGCAGCGGCGGCGTCCATCGCGGTCGTCTGCATGATTCCGTCCAGCACGACCGTCCTGCAAAACAACCTGTTTGGAGACTACGGAGGATTTTCCACCATCGGCTCTTACTCTCTGCACTTTGGCAGTCAGAACAACGGAAACTCGTCATTCGCGGGACCATCGAACCCATTCACCTTCTCCGGTAACGGATCGGAAGGCGGAATAAATAAGGGATCGGGTTACTACAAGGACGACAAGTATCATTTCCTCGCGCTCTCCGGAAATCGGGCGATCCCTTCCAATGAATTTTTCCAGGATGGCGAGTTTCTGCAAAAGTTTCCTACGTCAGCTAATGGTATTTTAGGGCAGCAAATCTATATCGGCGGCGTGGTCAATCCGCCAACGGCAACTTTTGCGGCAGCGCTTTACTTCCCCACGCGACTGAGCCAGGCGCAATGGGCGGGGGTCTATCAGCTCTATCGCTCGACGCTCGGAAAGGATCTCGGATTGCTATGAGTTTCCAAACTTATCAGCGCATCGTTGCGATTGATCCCGCGCGGGTTGCCGACGTTTTCGGGCCGCTGTGGGCGCAGTTCGGCGAGGTCTTACCCGATGGGTCAGATCGCATCCGCACGATTGGGGCATTTTGGGATGATGAAGGGAGGACCCGCATTCGCGCAGCCAGCCTGGTCGATGGAACTATTTCGCCAATCCCGCTGACAGATGGGCGAGTTGCTTACCGGTGCCTGTGGCAATCGGATGTTGCGGCGGCTTTTTCAGCGGGAGAAATCCCCGGCGCTACTGAGTTGACGGAGGAACAATTTGAATCCCTTCGGGTGAAGGAGGAAGCACCATGACCGACGAACTGAAAGCGGCCGCGCAGGCTGGAGACCGTTTTGCCAACATTATCTTGATGGCCTACAAGCTGGGCGGCTGGGGTGTGCTTGCTCTCTCCTTGCTGGTGGCGCTCCGGTATGTGTGGGACGAGCGCGCGTTAACCAGTCAGGCGCTCATCTCTGAACTCCGTGAGGGGAAACAGGCACAAATCGAGGTGATTAGTCAAAACTCGCTGGCTCTTCAAAAGAGCGCCGAGGCGCAACAGCAGGTAGCCAAGGCGGTTGAACAGCTGACCGCGGAAGTTCGGAGGCGATAACTATGAAGACCGCATTTGCATTGTTGGCGCTGACGCTGGCCGGTTGCCAGTCATGGACATCTGTCGATCGCTCCTACGGCGTGCAGTACGACATGACGAACAGAACCGGGTATTTGACGCTGAAATTCACCGGCAACCCGGAGAACAAAGGCCGTGCCTCGGTGGAGGCTACAATATCGGGAGGCAAGGCGGTTATCCCGCTGGGGAAGTGATGGAGACGGGATTCATTGAGCCGTTGCCGGGATTCCGATGGATGAGCTATCGGGACGGGCGGCAGGCGCTACTTGCGCCGCTCGTATATGTCTCCAAGGACGGAGAGCGGTTCGAGGTGCCAGCGGGATTCGTGACGGATTACGCCTCGGTTCCGTCGATCTTCTGGAACATCCCGGGCTTTGATCCGTACGGCCCGGCGAAGTTCCCGGCGGTGCTGCATGACTGGCTGTATTCGCTGCGGGGAGGCGAACCTCACCGGAAGACCCGTGCGCAATGTGACGCGCTCTTTCTCGAGGCCATGCAGGAGGTAGGGGTGGGCTGGCTTCATCGGCGCATCATCTGGGCGGCGGTGCGCCTTTGCGGCGGCATTTGGTCGATGTCTCAGCCATGGGCGAAATGACGAGCACTTTGCCACCGCTTGCGGTTTCACCCCTCGAGATCGCGGCCCGATACGTCGGGACCCGGGAGACTTCGCGCAACCAGGGGCCGGAAATCGCGCTCTTCTGGAACGATACCAGCTATCCGCAGGGCGACGATAACCGGGAGCCGTGGTGCGCGGCCTTTGTGTGCTTCTGCCTGGCTGAAGCTGCCCGGCAAGGATGGCGTCCGAAGGTCAAAGCGCTCCCCAAGGAGGCGGCTGTCCGGTACTTCCTCGACTGGTGCCGGGGGCGCTACGGCGTCGAGGTGTGGGCGAACGACGGCAAACGGCTACCGCAGGCCGGAGATATCGCCGTTTTCCTGCCGAAGCTCTCCCATATCGGATTTGTCGAGAGCGTGTCCGGACGCACGTTGAACACGATCGAGGGGAACACTGACGACGGCGGAAGCAGGGAAGGGGATGGCGTTCACCGGCGGCAGAGGGCACTATCGTTTCCCGGGTGGTTTGTGCGATTCCAGAATCCTATCACCTCGGCTTGATTCCCATATAGATTGTCACGTCAGGATTGGGAAGACTGGTTCCCGTCATTAACATTGCTGCTCCTCCTCGAAAAACCGGTCCTTGTTCTGAAAAGGGAATCCCGGCTTTGGAAAAGGCTTCACGGACGGTGCTTACCATCTGCGGGTTATCTCCAGTTATGGCCATTCCAACAAAGATCATGTTTGGCAATGTAAAGCCATTCGCACCAATTTCCCAATTTTCAAAACACTGCTGCAGATAATAGGTATACATCTGCGATTCTGGGTCATTTCCCACCAATACAAAATTAAGCGTTCCTCTAGTTTCGGCCAAAGCGCTTCTAAGAATTTTATCTTGCTCCTTTGTGATTTCTCGCCACGAAACTCGCTGTTGGAGCTCTTTATATCTTACTAGATTATCCGAGTTCTCCTTCTGAAGCTTTGCAACAACCTGTCGCGATTCCATTTTGTCTCGCTCCATCGCTCTTTCTTTATTTTTTGAATCCTGGGTTGTAAAAAAAAGGGCGATGGCAGTGAAAAAGCCTGCCAGAAGACCGAGTCCCACGCTGGCTATTGTGCACCAACTTCCAAGTAATGATGTAAGTTCAGGGTTCATAAGCATGTTGTTTTTGCTTTCATTTCGGAGGTCAAGCGTTGACTTGGTGAAAGGCCTAGACCCCACACTTTCCGTAGCCTTTGCCACTCGGTATATCTGGCTTGGATTGTTTCCAGACGTGCAAGGGTGCTTTCCCGCATCGATTCAATCGAGTGCGCCCATCGTTCTCCCCTCAGAATGGCTATTTCCCAAGCGATAGCGGTCTGACATTCCGGGTGTGTCTCGGGATACCATTTCCCATCGAGGCGAAAGTACCAGCCAGGATCTACGTTCCAATGGCCTATGGTCCATTCTTTGCCCGCCTCATCGCGTAGAACGATATCGCGCTCTTTTTTATCCACAATTCGCAGCAATGCTCCGTCGGGGAGGCCCGGGGGAAGCGGGTATTGTGGAATCTCCGTGGTCCAAGCGGGTTCACCGATCAAAAATTCCCGCTTCATGGCCATTCCGAGGACCGTTCGCGTACCCATTCCGAGACGATCACGGGAAGGCTGCGCATGGTCAAGGATCGGAATCGTGAAAAGTCACGATTCTTCTAGCATCAGGCTCCGGCAAATGCCGCTACAGTGCCCACCACTTTCGCCAGTCAGCTTTTTTCGCTGGAACGGCGTAAACGCGTTGGACCATAGCGGGCGAGGTGTGGCCCATCTGAAAGGCCGTGAGCCCCGGGTTCTTTGTCTTCGCGAGGTGGTAGGTTGCAAAGGAGTGACGAAGGCAGTTTTTCGGCCA of the Terrimicrobium sacchariphilum genome contains:
- the pgp3 gene encoding virulence factor Pgp3, whose protein sequence is MSVQSDNSRVQYVGNASTVTPYTVPFYFFDNTDLRVVATTAVGVDTTLTLGTDYAVTGAGNEAGGSITTTAAIPNTSKVTIFRQVPMTQTTVYEENSDFPAKSHERALDRATMLAQQNSRTVGRSLKVRESDGAKNDLTTVANSVIGFGGDSQPRTFTPAQLAVWLNLTQQYFGEGTKTWLTNSDRATAVPDFLGQVGVQLDNASLWVANGTSAGNWTDPVPGIADGSISTVKLADGVLSADATGRAKMADAFLTLAKIGAGIFTADSTGRGKFASGFVDSSLCASGLWRAIAPAGAVIQTVSASVSASSSFSTAIPLDATIPQNTEGTQVISASITPSSSSSKIKVSWSLQLSRQSGTDPDVIAALFSGAANAIFSTCFELYARQENRTAAYIDSPSTTSPVTYSVRVGASGGTTIYLNSTPSLSTLLGATAVSTLFLEEIKG
- a CDS encoding DUF1353 domain-containing protein yields the protein MSYRDGRQALLAPLVYVSKDGERFEVPAGFVTDYASVPSIFWNIPGFDPYGPAKFPAVLHDWLYSLRGGEPHRKTRAQCDALFLEAMQEVGVGWLHRRIIWAAVRLCGGIWSMSQPWAK
- a CDS encoding CHAP domain-containing protein translates to MTSTLPPLAVSPLEIAARYVGTRETSRNQGPEIALFWNDTSYPQGDDNREPWCAAFVCFCLAEAARQGWRPKVKALPKEAAVRYFLDWCRGRYGVEVWANDGKRLPQAGDIAVFLPKLSHIGFVESVSGRTLNTIEGNTDDGGSREGDGVHRRQRALSFPGWFVRFQNPITSA